One genomic region from Williamwhitmania sp. encodes:
- the rlmN gene encoding 23S rRNA (adenine(2503)-C(2))-methyltransferase RlmN, giving the protein MEGKVKQKEWLYGKTLGEIEQIVKEMELPKFTAKQITQWLYQKEVSSLDQMTNLSLKIREKLAEHFQVGAIDNTNVQASIDGTKKYLFPTLTGKFIEAAYIPDRERATLCVSSQAGCKMGCLFCMTGKQGFQSQLTAGEILNQIKSLPERQSLTNVVYMGMGEPLDNLQAVLPSLEILTSDWGYGWSPKRITVSTIGIIPAMVEFLEKSNAHLAISLHTPFDEERRKLMPIQNVYPIQEVIAQLKKFNMGKQRRISFEYIMFKGLNDTAAHVKELARLLNGIRCRINLIRFHPIPNTPLEGSSDTTLMWFQEQLNKKDITTTIRASRGQDIYAACGLLSTKAAVKGKEEEV; this is encoded by the coding sequence ATGGAAGGTAAAGTGAAACAAAAGGAGTGGCTCTACGGAAAAACGCTGGGAGAGATAGAACAAATTGTGAAGGAGATGGAGCTGCCTAAGTTTACGGCTAAGCAGATCACACAATGGCTATACCAAAAAGAGGTTTCATCGCTGGATCAAATGACCAACCTTTCGTTAAAAATTCGGGAGAAGTTGGCCGAGCATTTTCAGGTTGGAGCCATTGATAACACGAATGTTCAGGCCTCCATTGATGGAACAAAAAAATATCTCTTTCCTACCCTCACCGGAAAATTTATTGAGGCTGCCTACATCCCCGACAGGGAAAGAGCCACCCTCTGCGTATCGTCGCAAGCCGGCTGCAAAATGGGTTGCCTATTCTGCATGACGGGCAAGCAGGGATTTCAGTCACAGCTTACCGCAGGGGAGATACTCAACCAGATAAAAAGCCTTCCTGAAAGGCAATCGCTTACCAACGTGGTTTACATGGGTATGGGTGAACCACTCGATAACCTGCAGGCAGTATTGCCGTCGCTCGAGATTCTAACTTCCGACTGGGGATACGGCTGGAGTCCAAAAAGAATAACTGTTTCCACCATTGGAATTATCCCTGCAATGGTTGAATTTTTGGAAAAAAGCAACGCTCATTTGGCCATTAGCCTGCACACCCCATTCGACGAGGAGCGTCGTAAGCTAATGCCCATTCAAAACGTTTACCCCATCCAGGAGGTGATTGCCCAGCTGAAAAAGTTCAACATGGGAAAACAACGACGAATTTCCTTCGAATACATCATGTTTAAAGGCCTAAACGACACGGCTGCTCACGTTAAGGAGCTCGCGCGACTGCTCAACGGTATCCGCTGCCGCATCAACCTTATTCGCTTTCATCCAATTCCCAACACACCGCTCGAAGGTTCTTCGGACACAACGCTTATGTGGTTTCAGGAACAGCTAAACAAAAAGGACATAACCACCACCATCCGAGCTTCGCGCGGGCAAGACATTTACGCCGCCTGCGGTCTACTCTCTACCAAGGCAGCGGTGAAGGGAAAAGAGGAAGAGGTCTAG
- a CDS encoding MBL fold metallo-hydrolase has protein sequence MELYSLNITNFKIDGGSMFGVVPKVLWQRVYPANDNNLCSWALRSLVVKSGNRVVLIDNGFGDKQDEKFMSHFHLFGGDGLIEGLAKIGIQPEEVTDMVLTHLHYDHCGGGVYRKSDGTSALTFPNATYHISRSQWEWAINPNFREADSFLPENILPMMERGKLHLVESEGELFPGFDLRIVDGHTRGQMIPIVTFQGTKIIFAADLFPSTAHIPLAWNMSYDVEPMKTLKEKETFLKEAYENGYVLFFQHDYQNECCSLKQTPKGIRVDRTFSLSEFLSEKSAYKHNKPNAIS, from the coding sequence ATGGAACTCTATTCACTCAATATAACCAACTTTAAAATCGACGGTGGATCCATGTTTGGCGTTGTGCCTAAAGTGCTTTGGCAACGAGTTTACCCCGCCAATGACAACAACCTATGTTCTTGGGCACTTCGCTCGCTAGTGGTGAAGAGCGGCAATCGAGTTGTGCTCATCGACAATGGCTTTGGCGACAAGCAGGATGAGAAATTCATGAGTCACTTCCACCTCTTTGGAGGCGATGGTTTGATAGAAGGGCTGGCTAAAATCGGTATTCAGCCCGAAGAGGTTACCGATATGGTGCTCACCCACCTTCACTACGACCATTGCGGTGGCGGGGTTTATCGAAAATCGGATGGAACAAGCGCACTTACATTTCCCAATGCAACCTACCACATCAGCCGTTCCCAGTGGGAATGGGCCATCAATCCAAATTTTCGCGAGGCTGACTCCTTCCTGCCAGAGAATATTCTACCCATGATGGAAAGAGGAAAACTTCACCTGGTGGAGTCGGAAGGTGAGCTGTTCCCAGGATTTGATCTGCGCATTGTGGACGGGCACACCAGAGGTCAAATGATTCCCATCGTTACGTTCCAGGGCACCAAGATAATTTTTGCCGCGGACCTCTTCCCTTCCACCGCACACATTCCGCTGGCTTGGAATATGAGCTACGACGTGGAACCAATGAAAACGCTTAAGGAAAAGGAGACCTTCTTAAAGGAGGCATACGAAAATGGCTATGTCCTCTTTTTCCAACACGACTACCAAAACGAATGCTGTAGCCTAAAGCAAACGCCCAAAGGAATAAGGGTGGATCGAACGTTTTCACTTAGCGAATTCCTAAGTGAAAAATCAGCCTACAAGCATAACAAACCAAATGCGATTAGCTAG
- a CDS encoding FKBP-type peptidyl-prolyl cis-trans isomerase — protein sequence MKLKLIISLGLIFMGKGLFAQLTTFEDSVAYSYGSMIGSDLKNKGVELNPDMIAKGIKESTQGTQLLNEQEMNAVLGRYQQEMMAKMQAKQDSDSKKNLAAAAQFLAENSKKPNVVTLPSGLQYEVVKSGDPKGVHPTADDEVSVNYEGSLVDGKVFDSSFERGEPISIKVGKVIPGWQEALQLMKPGDTYMLYIPPQLAYGEKGAGGVIGPNEMLIFKIELLSITPKIQMAPNAPADISAPATPAKPETTTKPTKKK from the coding sequence ATGAAATTGAAATTAATCATTAGCCTTGGGCTCATTTTCATGGGCAAAGGCTTGTTCGCACAGCTTACTACATTTGAGGATAGCGTTGCTTATTCCTACGGCAGCATGATTGGCTCTGACCTAAAAAATAAGGGGGTAGAGTTAAACCCAGACATGATTGCAAAGGGTATAAAGGAGAGCACTCAAGGAACTCAGCTTCTTAACGAGCAGGAAATGAATGCTGTGCTTGGTCGCTATCAGCAGGAGATGATGGCTAAGATGCAGGCAAAGCAAGATTCTGATTCGAAGAAAAACCTTGCTGCCGCAGCACAGTTTTTAGCTGAGAATTCCAAAAAGCCCAACGTGGTTACTTTGCCCAGCGGACTTCAGTATGAAGTGGTAAAAAGTGGCGACCCCAAGGGCGTTCACCCAACAGCCGACGACGAGGTAAGTGTAAACTATGAGGGTTCGCTCGTAGACGGTAAGGTGTTCGATTCCTCCTTCGAGCGTGGTGAGCCAATCTCAATAAAGGTAGGTAAAGTAATACCGGGTTGGCAAGAGGCACTTCAATTGATGAAGCCTGGAGATACCTATATGTTGTATATTCCACCTCAGTTAGCCTATGGCGAAAAAGGTGCTGGCGGAGTAATAGGCCCCAACGAGATGCTGATCTTTAAGATAGAGCTCTTGAGCATTACACCAAAGATTCAAATGGCTCCCAATGCTCCCGCTGATATTTCTGCCCCTGCAACCCCAGCAAAGCCGGAAACCACTACTAAGCCAACAAAAAAGAAATAA
- a CDS encoding Mur ligase family protein gives MKVHFIAIGGSAMHNLALALRAKGFEVSGSDDEIFEPSKTRLANAGILPPAVGWFPEKISSNLDAVILGMHARNDNPELVKARELGLKIFSYPEYLYEQTRDKVRAVVGGSHGKTTITSMVMHVLKANGKKFDYMVGSQVEGFDTMVGLSNEAPVAVFEGDEYLTSPIDLRPKFHLYNASIGLISGIAWDHVNVFPTFDGYVEQFRIFAENIEPSGTLIYCEDDKVVCEMVESSNIRAKKVGYKSHPHHKQGEEWVLETSYGAVVVKVFGNHNMQNISGAKEICIRLGVSEMEFYDAILSFGGAAKRLQLLGADKVVTYYLDFAHSPSKVQATVEAVREQFPHHNLVAALELHTFSSLSASFLSHYKGTMEEADNAVVFFNPEAILHKNLPTLTAEDVKNSFGRDDLTVFSDSQKLKAAIFRQYSSKTVVLLMSSGNFGGLNLPALVSEALEK, from the coding sequence GTGAAAGTTCATTTTATAGCCATAGGTGGAAGCGCCATGCACAACTTAGCACTTGCGCTCAGAGCAAAAGGGTTCGAAGTTAGTGGCTCCGACGACGAGATTTTCGAGCCATCTAAAACGAGGTTGGCCAATGCCGGAATTTTGCCTCCTGCGGTTGGTTGGTTTCCAGAAAAAATTAGCAGCAATCTTGATGCTGTTATTCTAGGAATGCATGCGCGGAACGATAATCCCGAACTTGTAAAAGCCCGCGAGTTGGGTTTGAAAATATTCTCCTACCCTGAGTATTTGTATGAGCAAACTCGCGATAAAGTTAGAGCGGTGGTGGGTGGTAGCCATGGAAAAACCACAATCACCTCCATGGTGATGCATGTACTTAAAGCAAACGGGAAAAAGTTCGACTACATGGTTGGCTCCCAAGTTGAGGGTTTCGATACCATGGTTGGCTTGAGCAATGAGGCACCGGTGGCCGTATTTGAGGGCGATGAATACCTTACCTCGCCAATTGACCTTCGGCCAAAATTCCACCTTTACAATGCAAGCATTGGGCTTATCTCCGGAATTGCATGGGATCATGTAAATGTATTTCCCACTTTTGATGGCTACGTTGAGCAGTTTCGAATTTTTGCAGAAAATATAGAACCGAGTGGTACCCTTATTTATTGTGAAGATGACAAAGTGGTGTGTGAAATGGTTGAGAGTTCTAACATTCGCGCAAAAAAGGTTGGGTATAAATCTCATCCTCACCATAAGCAGGGTGAGGAATGGGTTTTGGAGACGTCCTACGGAGCGGTTGTCGTTAAGGTCTTTGGCAACCACAATATGCAAAACATTTCTGGGGCCAAGGAAATTTGTATTCGGCTTGGAGTTTCCGAGATGGAGTTTTACGATGCCATTTTATCGTTTGGTGGGGCCGCAAAGAGACTTCAGCTGCTTGGGGCTGATAAGGTGGTTACCTACTATCTCGACTTTGCCCATTCACCATCGAAGGTTCAGGCTACCGTTGAGGCAGTACGGGAGCAATTTCCCCACCACAACTTGGTGGCTGCTTTGGAGCTCCATACCTTTTCGAGCTTAAGTGCAAGCTTTCTCAGCCATTATAAAGGAACAATGGAGGAGGCCGACAACGCAGTTGTTTTTTTTAATCCAGAGGCTATTCTTCACAAGAATCTCCCAACACTAACTGCAGAGGATGTTAAAAATAGCTTTGGACGAGACGATTTAACCGTTTTTTCGGATTCACAGAAGTTGAAAGCGGCAATTTTCAGGCAATACTCTTCCAAGACCGTTGTACTGCTAATGTCCTCTGGGAATTTTGGTGGGTTAAATCTGCCTGCCCTTGTCTCTGAAGCATTGGAGAAATAA
- the rpsT gene encoding 30S ribosomal protein S20, which translates to MANHKSSEKRNRQTIAKRVHNRYYARTCRNAIKVLRNTTDKAAAEQLLPKVTAMLDKLAKKNVIHDNKAANLKSSLTVHVNKL; encoded by the coding sequence ATGGCAAACCATAAATCTTCGGAAAAAAGAAATCGTCAAACTATTGCAAAGAGGGTTCATAATCGCTACTATGCAAGAACTTGTCGTAACGCAATTAAGGTTTTAAGAAACACCACCGATAAGGCTGCTGCTGAGCAGTTACTGCCTAAGGTGACCGCCATGCTTGATAAGTTGGCCAAGAAGAACGTGATTCATGACAATAAAGCTGCAAATCTTAAGAGCAGCCTTACAGTTCATGTAAACAAGCTCTAG
- the radC gene encoding DNA repair protein RadC — translation MEQSDYRPLTIKEWAVEDRPREKLLTKGTAALSDAEHLAILIGSGTKKESAVELSRRMLQSVSNNLDELGRLDVKALCRFKGIGEAKALTIVAALELGRRRKLQDALVKASVTSSQDAFNLFHPLVADIPHEEFWVLLLNRANKIIGRERTSMGGVSGTVVDLKLILKRGLEVLASSIILCHNHPSGNNKPSDHDKQITQKVKQACELLDISLLDHIIVAGSTYFSFADEGLL, via the coding sequence ATGGAACAGTCTGACTACCGTCCCCTTACCATTAAGGAGTGGGCCGTTGAGGATCGCCCACGAGAGAAGTTGCTTACAAAGGGCACTGCTGCCCTGAGCGACGCTGAACATCTTGCCATTCTCATTGGCTCCGGCACAAAAAAGGAGAGTGCGGTGGAACTTTCGAGGCGGATGCTCCAAAGCGTATCCAATAATTTAGATGAGCTGGGTAGGCTTGACGTTAAGGCACTTTGTCGCTTCAAGGGAATAGGCGAGGCAAAGGCCCTGACCATTGTTGCTGCCCTTGAGTTGGGCCGACGTCGTAAGCTCCAAGATGCTCTGGTAAAAGCCTCCGTTACAAGTAGCCAAGACGCCTTCAACCTTTTTCATCCACTTGTTGCCGATATTCCTCACGAGGAGTTTTGGGTGTTGCTGCTCAATAGGGCGAATAAAATTATAGGTAGAGAGCGCACCAGCATGGGCGGTGTGTCCGGCACGGTTGTCGATTTAAAGCTCATTCTTAAGCGAGGGCTGGAAGTACTCGCCTCATCCATTATCCTCTGCCACAACCACCCTTCCGGAAACAATAAGCCCAGCGACCACGATAAGCAGATAACCCAGAAGGTGAAGCAGGCCTGTGAGTTGCTCGATATCTCGCTCCTTGACCATATTATTGTTGCAGGGTCGACCTATTTTAGCTTTGCCGATGAGGGCTTGCTATAG
- the upp gene encoding uracil phosphoribosyltransferase, with protein sequence MVRILGEGNSLLSQYIYELRDKDIQLDSMRFRRNLERIAEIFAYEISKELQYEGRSVETPLGVAELPVMMKQPVIASVMRAGLPMHQGLLNYFDKAENAFISAFRKYGKDGTFKIQFEHLSCPTIGGKQLIIADPMLATGASMVLAYRALIERGTPIHTHIVSIIASKEGVEYVKRNIPAQSCSLWLGAVDDELTIKSYIVPGLGDAGDLAYGSKM encoded by the coding sequence ATGGTGCGAATTTTGGGTGAGGGTAACTCTCTGCTTAGCCAGTATATCTATGAGTTGCGAGATAAGGATATTCAGCTCGACAGCATGCGATTCAGAAGAAATCTAGAACGAATTGCAGAAATTTTTGCCTACGAAATCAGCAAGGAACTTCAATACGAGGGACGCTCGGTAGAAACCCCACTTGGAGTTGCAGAATTACCAGTGATGATGAAGCAACCGGTAATTGCCTCCGTAATGAGAGCCGGATTGCCAATGCACCAGGGATTGCTTAACTATTTCGACAAAGCTGAGAATGCTTTTATTTCTGCTTTCAGAAAGTACGGCAAGGATGGTACATTTAAAATTCAATTTGAACATCTCTCTTGCCCCACCATTGGTGGGAAACAACTTATTATTGCCGATCCAATGCTTGCTACCGGGGCCTCCATGGTTTTGGCTTATCGCGCGCTAATTGAAAGGGGAACACCAATCCACACCCACATTGTCTCCATTATTGCCAGCAAGGAAGGTGTGGAGTATGTAAAGCGTAACATCCCTGCTCAATCGTGCAGCCTTTGGCTGGGTGCCGTGGATGACGAGCTTACCATAAAATCATATATAGTGCCAGGATTAGGCGATGCGGGCGACCTTGCCTATGGCAGTAAGATGTAG
- the folK gene encoding 2-amino-4-hydroxy-6-hydroxymethyldihydropteridine diphosphokinase, producing the protein MEKVYLLLGGNMGNRHLLIKQMRDAIQSTIGNISQCSSLYESEPWGFTHNNQFLNQVVECQTLLNPIPLLKAIHRIEEELGRVRVGDGYSARTADIDILFYGNRIEVSDELTIPHKHLHERRFTLLPLAEVAPSLKHPLLNKSIMELLQSCSDNSRVEMIHEIEVLPQ; encoded by the coding sequence ATGGAGAAAGTTTACCTTTTGCTGGGCGGAAATATGGGCAACAGACACCTGCTAATTAAACAGATGCGCGATGCCATTCAATCCACCATTGGGAATATAAGTCAATGCTCATCACTTTACGAGTCCGAACCTTGGGGATTTACTCACAACAACCAATTCTTGAACCAAGTGGTGGAGTGCCAAACTTTGCTTAACCCGATACCGCTACTAAAGGCAATTCACCGAATTGAGGAAGAGCTGGGGCGTGTAAGAGTTGGGGATGGATACTCGGCACGTACAGCCGACATTGACATTCTCTTCTATGGAAATCGAATAGAGGTATCAGACGAACTCACCATTCCTCACAAGCATCTTCACGAACGACGATTCACCTTACTTCCCCTAGCGGAGGTGGCGCCATCATTGAAACATCCGTTGCTAAATAAGTCGATAATGGAGCTGCTGCAATCATGCAGCGACAACTCAAGGGTTGAGATGATACACGAAATTGAGGTGTTGCCCCAATAA
- the sppA gene encoding signal peptide peptidase SppA: MKSFLKTLLASILGVIIGFVLLFFIFLGVVGAMVAAGDHTVTIKPNSVLDLKFDRNIVDRASKNPFEGIGLFSMRPVKSLGLNDILSNIRKAKDDDNIKGIYLDLNILSAGYATAEEIRAALTDFKTSGKFIIAYSDIFSQKAYYLASVADKVYLNPEGELQLLGLRSEILFYKKALDKLGIEPEIIRHGKFKSAVEPFMLEKMSPENREQQLTYMGSIWNEVAKAIATDRKLTVDAINTMVNNITIRNGKSAVVNGLVDSLMYLDQVKNQLCKLSGVDKESDLNLVSFDDYTKVAEPKGKKFHKDKIAVIYASGEIGMGEGDNSSIGAEGLSNAIADARKDSSVKAIVLRVNSPGGSALASEIIWRELELAKRVKPLIVSMGDVAASGGYYISAPADVIVANPTTITGSIGVFGLMFNVQKAMADKLGITVDVARTHAHSDMLTMYRPLTAEERGVMQAGVEEVYHTFITRVSDGRKMDIAKVDEIGGGRVWSGENAKSLGLVDEFGGLSDAIKVAAKKAGLDGYRIIELPSQKEPFEQFVEDFSSEAKVWLLKDELSGTFKQYTTIKNVLKNQGIEARMPYDVELY, from the coding sequence ATGAAAAGTTTCTTAAAAACTCTTCTGGCTTCGATACTTGGAGTCATTATCGGCTTTGTTCTACTGTTCTTCATATTCCTTGGTGTTGTGGGTGCAATGGTGGCGGCTGGTGATCATACGGTCACCATTAAACCAAACTCGGTGCTAGATCTTAAGTTCGATAGGAATATCGTTGACAGAGCATCGAAAAACCCTTTCGAGGGTATTGGCCTGTTTTCAATGAGGCCAGTTAAGAGCCTAGGTCTAAACGATATTCTTAGCAACATTCGTAAGGCAAAGGACGATGATAACATCAAGGGGATATACCTCGATCTAAACATTCTTTCTGCTGGATATGCTACCGCTGAGGAGATTCGAGCAGCCTTAACTGACTTCAAAACTTCCGGCAAATTCATAATTGCCTATTCCGACATCTTCTCTCAAAAGGCTTACTACCTTGCTTCGGTTGCCGATAAGGTTTATCTAAATCCCGAAGGAGAGCTGCAGCTGTTGGGCCTGCGAAGTGAAATTTTATTCTATAAAAAGGCACTTGACAAGCTGGGCATTGAGCCAGAAATTATTCGTCATGGTAAGTTTAAAAGTGCTGTTGAGCCATTTATGCTCGAAAAAATGAGCCCAGAGAATCGGGAACAGCAACTTACCTACATGGGTTCCATTTGGAACGAGGTTGCCAAGGCCATTGCTACCGATCGCAAGCTCACCGTGGATGCCATCAACACCATGGTGAACAATATAACCATTCGCAACGGAAAATCGGCTGTAGTAAATGGGCTGGTTGATAGCCTAATGTATTTAGATCAGGTTAAGAATCAACTTTGCAAACTATCGGGAGTTGACAAGGAGAGCGACCTGAATCTTGTGTCGTTTGATGACTATACGAAAGTTGCAGAACCAAAGGGGAAGAAGTTTCACAAGGATAAAATTGCCGTGATTTATGCCTCTGGAGAGATTGGGATGGGCGAAGGAGATAATTCCTCCATCGGAGCCGAAGGGCTCTCAAATGCCATTGCTGATGCCCGCAAGGACTCCAGCGTAAAGGCAATTGTGCTTAGGGTTAACAGCCCTGGCGGAAGTGCTCTTGCCAGCGAAATTATATGGAGGGAGTTGGAATTGGCAAAAAGGGTTAAGCCCCTTATTGTATCCATGGGTGATGTAGCAGCTTCAGGCGGATATTACATTAGTGCCCCGGCCGATGTTATTGTTGCCAACCCAACTACCATCACTGGCAGCATTGGTGTATTTGGCTTAATGTTCAATGTTCAAAAGGCCATGGCCGACAAGCTTGGCATTACGGTTGACGTGGCTAGGACTCATGCCCACTCTGACATGCTTACCATGTATCGCCCACTTACTGCAGAGGAAAGAGGTGTTATGCAGGCAGGCGTGGAGGAGGTTTATCACACCTTTATTACTCGCGTTTCCGACGGACGCAAGATGGATATTGCAAAGGTGGATGAAATTGGTGGTGGCCGGGTTTGGAGTGGTGAAAATGCTAAAAGCCTTGGACTTGTAGACGAGTTTGGCGGGTTGAGTGATGCCATAAAGGTTGCTGCCAAAAAGGCTGGCCTTGACGGCTACCGTATTATTGAACTTCCAAGCCAGAAGGAACCCTTTGAGCAGTTCGTAGAGGACTTTTCCTCCGAAGCAAAAGTTTGGTTGCTAAAGGATGAGCTGTCGGGAACTTTTAAGCAATACACCACAATCAAAAATGTACTGAAGAATCAAGGCATTGAGGCCAGAATGCCTTACGATGTTGAACTATACTAG
- the lpxK gene encoding tetraacyldisaccharide 4'-kinase, with the protein MLKVLLVIPAGVFGIITGMRNWLYAQGFLASTEFDIPVICVGNITVGGTGKTPHVEYLLRLLLSKKVNVSAISRGYQRKTSGFLVVDPAHTANEVGDEPRQISRKYPAAPFAVCADRVYGINSLRKAFPETEVVVMDDGFQHRAVRPGLNIVLMDYNRPIYHDQILPLGNLRESAHQLHRANVVVVTKCPDDVKPIDLRIILKRLNLFPYQSLYFTRFAYGVPRTIWGNTVIESMLPQTTPVMAVAGIAQPELFFLHLQTKFQDIVKQAYTDHHQFGETEIWEMARFLELNPNGYVITTEKDAVRLMGFTTVPEIIRERFLYIPIEVEFLNNGEKSFNKQIVEYVRKDKRNGILHQGPRNN; encoded by the coding sequence TTGCTAAAGGTTCTGTTGGTTATCCCAGCAGGCGTCTTCGGAATAATTACGGGGATGCGAAACTGGCTTTATGCGCAAGGGTTTCTTGCATCAACGGAATTTGATATTCCGGTTATATGCGTTGGAAATATTACCGTTGGCGGTACTGGTAAAACTCCTCATGTGGAGTATTTGTTAAGGCTATTACTTTCGAAAAAAGTCAATGTTTCTGCCATAAGTAGAGGATATCAACGTAAAACTAGTGGTTTTTTGGTGGTGGACCCTGCTCATACTGCCAACGAGGTTGGAGATGAGCCAAGGCAAATAAGCCGAAAATATCCCGCTGCTCCCTTCGCTGTTTGTGCCGACCGAGTGTATGGAATCAATTCGCTCCGAAAAGCGTTTCCCGAAACGGAAGTTGTGGTTATGGATGATGGATTTCAGCATAGGGCCGTTCGTCCGGGATTAAATATTGTTCTCATGGATTACAATAGGCCAATTTACCACGACCAGATTCTGCCCCTTGGTAATCTTAGGGAGAGTGCTCACCAACTTCACCGGGCAAATGTGGTGGTGGTAACTAAATGTCCTGACGATGTGAAGCCCATTGATTTGAGAATAATTTTGAAAAGGTTAAATTTATTTCCTTATCAGTCGCTTTACTTTACCCGTTTTGCGTATGGTGTCCCAAGAACCATATGGGGCAATACTGTAATTGAAAGCATGCTGCCCCAAACAACCCCAGTTATGGCAGTTGCTGGAATTGCACAGCCGGAGTTGTTTTTTTTGCATTTGCAAACCAAGTTTCAAGATATTGTAAAGCAGGCCTATACCGATCATCACCAGTTTGGCGAGACGGAGATTTGGGAGATGGCAAGGTTTTTAGAGTTGAACCCCAACGGGTATGTAATCACCACGGAGAAGGATGCTGTGAGGTTGATGGGGTTTACTACCGTTCCCGAAATAATTAGGGAGCGATTTCTTTATATTCCCATTGAGGTTGAGTTTTTAAATAACGGAGAGAAAAGTTTCAATAAACAAATAGTTGAATATGTTAGAAAGGATAAAAGAAACGGCATCCTTCATCAAGGGCCACGTAACAATTGA
- a CDS encoding purine-nucleoside phosphorylase, whose product MLERIKETASFIKGHVTIEPEVGIILGTGLGGLVKDITEQQILEYKDIPNFPISTVEGHSGRLIFGMLGGKKVVAMQGRFHYYEGYEMKQVTFPVRVMKLLGIKRLFVSNASGGTNPTFEIGDLMIINDHINLLPNPLLGPNMKEFGPRFPDMSQPYDKSLMALAKEVAAKQGVKLTEGCYVGTTGPTFETPKEYEYFHIIGGDAVGMSTTPEVIVARHMDIPVFAMSIITDLGVPGKIVQVTHEEVQKVGAMAEKKMTAIMQEMLRKL is encoded by the coding sequence ATGTTAGAAAGGATAAAAGAAACGGCATCCTTCATCAAGGGCCACGTAACAATTGAGCCTGAGGTTGGAATCATTTTAGGAACCGGATTAGGTGGGTTGGTAAAGGATATTACCGAGCAGCAAATTCTGGAGTACAAGGATATTCCTAACTTTCCAATTTCTACGGTTGAAGGCCATTCGGGTCGTTTAATTTTTGGAATGCTAGGTGGGAAAAAAGTTGTTGCCATGCAGGGACGTTTCCACTACTATGAAGGTTACGAGATGAAGCAGGTAACTTTCCCTGTAAGAGTGATGAAACTGTTGGGAATTAAGCGCTTGTTTGTGAGCAATGCCAGCGGTGGAACCAATCCCACCTTCGAAATAGGTGATTTGATGATTATTAATGATCATATTAATCTTCTACCAAACCCACTTTTAGGACCCAACATGAAGGAGTTCGGCCCACGCTTTCCAGATATGAGCCAGCCATACGACAAGAGTTTGATGGCGCTTGCCAAAGAGGTGGCTGCCAAGCAGGGTGTTAAGTTGACAGAGGGATGCTACGTTGGAACAACTGGTCCAACCTTTGAAACCCCCAAGGAATATGAGTATTTCCATATTATTGGAGGGGATGCTGTTGGCATGTCAACAACGCCGGAAGTTATTGTGGCTCGGCACATGGATATCCCCGTATTTGCCATGTCGATTATTACCGACTTAGGTGTCCCCGGCAAGATTGTTCAAGTTACCCACGAGGAGGTTCAAAAAGTAGGCGCCATGGCCGAAAAGAAGATGACGGCAATAATGCAGGAAATGCTCAGAAAATTGTAG